In the Oncorhynchus keta strain PuntledgeMale-10-30-2019 chromosome 29, Oket_V2, whole genome shotgun sequence genome, one interval contains:
- the prlh2r gene encoding prolactin releasing hormone 2 receptor, with amino-acid sequence MDNREFSLNCSWVENTSLPAYSSTSSSSFTGLDLLFDLKPLFIPLYSMVILVACSGNLLLLFLIGLNKKRHNTTNFLIGNLALVDLVMCIFCVPLTASYAFDKRGWLFGRFMCHFVTLMQSATVFAAVLSLTAIAVDRYVVVAYPIRRRLGCQFCWGLVAAIWLCSLAFSTPTALHIGYLDLSATGLHMVVCEEFWHGQERGRLVYSCFVLVFSYFVPLAAVSASYLAISYHLRQRNISGLMAAGPVSNQMNWGRKRRKTFCLLLVSVLCFAFSWLPLQVVNLIRDLDTDFTILGKSHVNVIQVSCHLLAMSSACYNPFIYASLHDKFLSCLCHRDLFPRHRGVGGRGPRGNSSSFMTSHRLHRVNTFSTLGDIPVVLGNKMPQESWLLRQAHKSSTTTIIDHNYM; translated from the coding sequence ATGGACAACAGGGAGTTTTCTCTGAACTGCTCTTGGGTAGAGAACACATCTCTCCCTGCCTACTCCTCaacgtcctcctcctccttcactgggTTGGATCTCCTATTTGACCTGAAGCCCCTATTCATCCCTCTCTACTCCATGGTGATCCTGGTCGCCTGCTCTGGCAACCTCCTGCTGCTCTTCCTCATCGGGCTCAACAAGAAGAGACACAACACCACCAACTTCCTGATCGGCAACTTGGCGCTAGTCGATTTGGTCATGTGCATCTTCTGCGTGCCCCTGACGGCCTCCTATGCCTTCGACAAGCGAGGGTGGCTCTTCGGACGCTTCATGTGCCACTTTGTCACCTTGATGCAGTCGGCGACGGTTTTCGCAGCCGTCTTGTCACTCACAGCCATTGCAGTGGACCGGTACGTCGTTGTGGCCTATCCCATTCGCAGGCGGTTGGGTTGCCAGTTTTGCTGGGGTTTGGTGGCTGCCATCTGGTTGTGTAGCCTTGCGTTCTCCACTCCCACGGCTCTCCACATTGGCTACCTGGACCTGAGCGCCACCGGTCTCCACATGGTCGTCTGTGAGGAGTTCTGGCATGGCCAGGAGCGGGGACGCCTTGTCTACTCCTGCTTTGTCCTGGTCTTCTCTTACTTTGTGCCACTCGCCGCTGTGTCTGCATCCTACCTCGCTATCTCCTACCACTTGAGACAAAGGAACATTTCTGGTTTGATGGCGGCGGGTCCTGTTTCCAATCAAATGAACTGGGGGCGAAAGAGAAGAAAGACTTTCTGCCTCCTCCTTGTGTCGGTGCTCTGCTTCGCCTTCTCCTGGCTCCCTCTTCAGGTGGTCAATCTCATCCGTGACCTGGATACTGACTTCACCATCCTGGGCAAGAGCCACGTCAACGTGATCCAAGTGTCGTGCCACCTGTTAGCTATGAGCTCGGCGTGCTACAACCCATTTATCTACGCGTCGCTCCACGACAAGTTCCTGTCCTGCCTGTGTCATCGTGACCTCTTCCCCCGTCACAGAGGAGTGGGGGGTCGAGGGCCAAGGGGAAACAGCAGCAGCTTCATGACATCCCACCGACTGCACCGTGTGAACACCTTCTCCACCCTGGGCGACATCCCGGTGGTTCTGGGGAACAAGATGCCACAGGAGAGCTGGCTGTTGCGGCAGGCACATAAGTCCTCAACCACTACAATAATTGACCATAATTACATGTAG